One segment of bacterium DNA contains the following:
- a CDS encoding type II toxin-antitoxin system HipA family toxin translates to MIYRIRVWDRSNGDHRPVGEMVCEIVESGRARSAFRYEHAYLERDDAFALDPVSLPLKSDSFSIELPGIFGVFEDSLPDDWGRNLLVRKHQIPRHAQNLPNLLLALGNTGLGALSFTDHEKPPPAAAEISTLYLSDLVEAAEKFERGESLDSGLSLLLSAGSSPGGARPKAVVVDEESNSHYLAKFPSVIDQVDVVKIEAAIMNLAARAGLPVPCTKLVQCSGKSILLVQRFDIIPAGRRHMISFQTLLKAHGFYQLRYQELLAIVRKYSNDPLVDAERLYRQMVFNAVVGNTDDHLKNFWMVHDREQGWRLSPAFDLIPDVGRRREHILFFDLDAFYPGRKKLEQLGTRWGIRNPELVVAQVFEAVAGWKEAFTATGVPNQDITRFSEIDAYLQG, encoded by the coding sequence GTGATCTACCGGATCAGGGTTTGGGATCGATCAAACGGAGATCATCGGCCCGTTGGTGAGATGGTCTGCGAAATTGTTGAAAGTGGACGGGCAAGAAGTGCATTTCGGTATGAGCATGCTTATCTGGAGAGGGATGACGCCTTTGCGTTGGATCCGGTCTCTCTTCCCCTGAAGTCTGATTCATTTTCGATTGAACTCCCTGGCATTTTCGGTGTTTTTGAAGACAGTCTTCCCGATGACTGGGGGCGCAATCTTCTAGTCCGTAAACATCAGATCCCTCGGCATGCACAAAATTTGCCGAATCTACTTCTTGCCCTGGGGAACACAGGACTAGGGGCCTTGTCTTTCACGGATCATGAAAAGCCGCCCCCTGCCGCGGCTGAAATCTCAACGCTCTACCTCTCTGACCTTGTCGAGGCGGCTGAGAAGTTCGAGCGTGGCGAGAGTCTGGATTCAGGTCTCTCGCTTCTTCTGAGCGCTGGCAGTTCGCCCGGTGGGGCGCGCCCCAAAGCCGTGGTGGTAGATGAGGAAAGCAACAGTCACTATCTGGCCAAATTCCCGAGTGTTATCGATCAGGTCGATGTGGTGAAAATCGAGGCCGCCATCATGAATCTGGCGGCCAGGGCTGGTCTTCCCGTTCCCTGTACCAAGCTTGTCCAATGCTCAGGCAAATCGATACTGCTGGTTCAAAGATTCGATATCATCCCTGCCGGACGCCGACATATGATCAGCTTTCAGACTTTGCTGAAAGCCCATGGGTTCTATCAGCTGCGGTACCAGGAGTTACTGGCCATCGTGCGAAAATACAGCAATGACCCCTTGGTTGATGCTGAACGGCTTTACCGTCAGATGGTTTTTAACGCTGTCGTGGGCAACACGGATGACCACTTGAAGAATTTTTGGATGGTTCATGACCGCGAACAGGGGTGGCGGCTCTCACCGGCATTCGATCTGATCCCCGACGTGGGGAGGAGAAGAGAGCATATTTTGTTTTTCGACCTCGATGCCTTTTATCCCGGACGGAAAAAACTTGAGCAACTGGGGACGCGGTGGGGAATTCGAAATCCAGAATTAGTGGTCGCACAGGTATTTGAAGCCGTGGCGGGCTGGAAGGAAGCATTCACGGCTACCGGTGTCCCAAATCAAGACATCACGCGTTTCAGCGAAATTGATGCGTACCTACAGGGGTGA
- a CDS encoding MATE family efflux transporter: MNELRSNAQSLTTGSVWQGLIGLAWPMFVSTTLQNLQSVIGLFWVGRLGSDSVAALAMSGTLLMMLFPVVMGLSTGTIAIVARSVGAGNPAEAAEVGGQSLLAALICGVIAGVAGWYWAGDLCRWQGATGEVARLGTQYLGISFLGCFTVFILFIGNSILQASGNTVIPMYAMVLATVLNLVLDPIFIFGLLGMPRMGVEGAALAMVLAQSVAVVVVLRALVRGKSGVKVGLAAWRLRLDPIWRIMKVGIPSSGQMLSRSLMSVALMWIVAKYGTNAVAAYGIGVRFHMMALMPAFVLGNAAGAIVGQNLGAGRPDRAQRVAWLATGLDAIIMFVLALGLTIFATPLVRLFDPSPEVVLAGASYLRITSFFHVLAALSIVLGRALQGAGDTVAPMVATIVGLWGVQIPLAIFLARHMTPSTDGIWWSVGIAILVNGLMVTFWFMTGRWKTRKV, encoded by the coding sequence ATGAATGAGCTCCGTTCAAACGCTCAATCCTTGACGACGGGCTCGGTGTGGCAAGGCCTGATAGGGCTGGCCTGGCCGATGTTCGTCAGCACGACACTTCAAAATCTCCAGAGTGTAATCGGCCTTTTCTGGGTGGGTCGGCTTGGATCTGATTCTGTCGCGGCGCTGGCGATGAGTGGTACCCTGCTGATGATGCTTTTTCCCGTGGTCATGGGGTTGTCGACTGGCACGATCGCGATTGTTGCGCGGAGTGTGGGCGCGGGGAATCCGGCCGAGGCCGCTGAAGTGGGCGGGCAGTCTCTTCTTGCGGCCTTGATCTGCGGGGTGATTGCCGGAGTGGCGGGTTGGTATTGGGCGGGGGATCTCTGCCGGTGGCAGGGCGCTACTGGTGAGGTGGCCCGGCTGGGGACCCAGTATTTGGGAATTTCATTTCTGGGTTGCTTTACCGTTTTTATTCTCTTCATTGGCAACAGCATTCTGCAGGCCTCGGGGAATACCGTCATACCGATGTATGCCATGGTGTTGGCAACAGTGCTTAATCTGGTTCTTGATCCTATTTTCATTTTTGGTTTGCTGGGAATGCCGCGTATGGGGGTTGAGGGGGCGGCACTGGCCATGGTGTTGGCTCAAAGTGTGGCCGTGGTTGTAGTTTTGCGGGCACTGGTTCGCGGTAAAAGCGGGGTGAAGGTGGGGTTAGCGGCCTGGCGTCTTCGACTCGATCCGATCTGGCGCATCATGAAAGTGGGTATTCCCAGCTCAGGGCAGATGTTGTCCCGGAGCCTGATGAGTGTGGCGTTGATGTGGATTGTGGCGAAGTATGGGACGAATGCCGTGGCGGCTTATGGGATTGGGGTCCGCTTTCATATGATGGCCCTGATGCCCGCTTTTGTTTTGGGAAATGCGGCCGGTGCGATCGTGGGGCAAAATCTGGGGGCGGGCCGTCCGGACCGCGCTCAGCGCGTGGCGTGGCTGGCCACCGGGCTGGATGCCATTATTATGTTTGTGCTGGCACTCGGCTTGACGATCTTTGCCACGCCGCTTGTCCGGTTATTCGATCCTTCCCCGGAGGTCGTGCTGGCCGGGGCCAGTTATCTCCGGATTACGTCGTTCTTCCATGTGTTGGCGGCGCTCTCCATTGTGTTGGGCCGTGCGCTACAAGGAGCGGGAGATACGGTGGCACCGATGGTTGCAACGATTGTGGGGTTATGGGGCGTGCAGATTCCTTTAGCCATTTTCCTGGCACGCCATATGACGCCTTCGACAGATGGCATCTGGTGGTCAGTCGGCATCGCCATTCTGGTCAACGGGCTGATGGTGACTTTCTGGTTTATGACCGGCCGCTGGAAAACCAGAAAAGTATGA
- a CDS encoding PTS sugar transporter subunit IIA has protein sequence MHPKINHLIQLQELSLIRAEQKAHRGGHRLDELTAAINDLTAQLSPEIQALVQRMQKRDFIIIAPMTNGACNACGMRLPTSHVQQVKVSDQLQVCPICTRLLYFQDGLAKNIGKAVKHTEPRKVGIARFSSPALMIPRLTATTCEGAIAELAKKMQEEGVVDDADKLIEAALKRESIVSTALEHTLAFPHVRGVEGGGLTLGLGISPKGIKFDENDKGLTKIIFFMVIPTAASAFYLKLLAGLAETFTDAEARKALSAEESPEKLWKALIKLTKKTVQ, from the coding sequence ATGCATCCGAAGATTAATCATTTGATCCAGTTACAGGAACTTTCGCTCATTCGTGCTGAACAGAAGGCCCATCGCGGGGGACATCGGTTGGACGAACTTACCGCGGCCATTAATGATCTGACCGCGCAACTCTCGCCTGAGATTCAAGCTCTGGTGCAGCGTATGCAGAAGCGGGACTTCATCATTATTGCTCCTATGACGAATGGAGCCTGTAATGCCTGTGGCATGCGATTGCCTACCAGCCATGTTCAGCAGGTGAAAGTCTCGGATCAGCTTCAGGTGTGCCCCATATGTACCCGTCTCCTCTATTTCCAGGATGGTTTGGCCAAGAATATCGGCAAAGCCGTTAAGCACACCGAGCCGCGGAAAGTGGGTATTGCGCGCTTCTCCTCGCCCGCGCTGATGATTCCCCGGTTGACGGCCACGACGTGTGAGGGCGCAATCGCTGAGTTGGCGAAAAAGATGCAGGAGGAAGGGGTCGTGGATGATGCCGATAAGTTGATCGAAGCGGCGCTTAAACGCGAATCGATTGTCAGCACTGCCTTGGAGCATACGTTGGCGTTTCCTCATGTTCGTGGTGTTGAAGGCGGCGGGCTTACCTTGGGCCTGGGGATCAGTCCCAAAGGCATTAAGTTCGATGAAAATGACAAAGGCCTCACCAAGATCATTTTCTTTATGGTCATTCCCACCGCGGCCAGTGCGTTTTATCTCAAGTTGCTGGCAGGATTGGCGGAAACGTTTACCGATGCCGAAGCGCGCAAGGCGTTGAGTGCAGAGGAAAGTCCTGAAAAATTGTGGAAGGCACTGATCAAACTGACCAAGAAGACGGTTCAGTAA
- a CDS encoding ketose-bisphosphate aldolase: protein MIVSTKQLFKHAYGNYAIGAYNINNLEQTMGLFNGCIDSKAPFIIQLSKGARDYTNKAMLEAMIRAADEIFPDAIFAVHLDHGDEATCMDCIKSGFYSSVMIDASAESFEKNIEITKRVADAAHAKGIVVEAELGKLGGVEEHVSVAEADAKLTNPSQAEEFVKKSGCDSLACAIGTSHGAFKFSGSQGLHFDVLSEIQKRLPNFPLVMHGSSSVPQDEVARINAAGGQISGAKGVNADEFKRAAQLGVTKINIDTDGRLVWCRVHRESFKNDPKNFDLRPPGKVFMKEYAKFIAAKNEKLGSAGQLDEIRKLVK, encoded by the coding sequence ATGATTGTATCGACAAAACAGTTATTCAAGCATGCCTATGGCAACTATGCCATTGGTGCATACAATATCAACAATTTGGAGCAGACGATGGGCTTGTTCAATGGCTGTATTGACAGCAAGGCTCCCTTCATCATCCAGTTGTCCAAGGGTGCCCGCGATTACACCAACAAAGCCATGTTGGAAGCCATGATCCGCGCGGCGGACGAGATCTTCCCGGATGCGATTTTTGCCGTGCATCTGGATCACGGTGACGAAGCCACCTGCATGGACTGCATCAAGAGCGGGTTCTACAGCTCGGTCATGATCGACGCCAGCGCGGAGTCATTTGAAAAGAACATCGAAATCACCAAGCGCGTGGCCGATGCGGCGCATGCCAAGGGCATTGTCGTCGAAGCCGAACTTGGCAAACTCGGCGGTGTGGAAGAGCACGTCTCTGTGGCCGAGGCCGATGCCAAGCTGACGAATCCCTCTCAGGCGGAAGAGTTTGTCAAGAAGAGCGGTTGCGATAGTCTGGCCTGTGCCATTGGCACCAGCCACGGCGCGTTCAAGTTCAGCGGCTCGCAGGGCCTGCACTTCGACGTGTTGTCGGAGATCCAGAAGCGCCTTCCGAATTTCCCTCTCGTCATGCACGGCTCCAGCTCGGTGCCGCAGGACGAAGTTGCCCGCATCAACGCCGCCGGTGGCCAGATCAGTGGCGCCAAGGGTGTCAACGCGGACGAGTTCAAGCGCGCCGCCCAGTTGGGTGTGACCAAGATCAATATTGATACGGATGGCCGTCTGGTCTGGTGCCGCGTGCACCGTGAATCCTTCAAGAACGATCCCAAGAACTTCGACCTTCGTCCTCCGGGCAAGGTCTTCATGAAGGAATACGCGAAGTTCATCGCGGCGAAGAACGAAAAACTCGGCAGCGCCGGGCAGCTCGACGAAATTCGCAAGCTGGTGAAGTAA
- a CDS encoding RNA methyltransferase gives MANIKIVLVGPLYGGNVGSVCRAMANTGLSELTLVSPAATLDYNEARMMAVAAGGILEQRREVATLEEAVGDCGLVMGTTVRPGLYRQHVKTPREWAPDILASASVKKVALVFGRENWGLTNEELAICTNLIQIPTSPEYPSLNLSQAVLICCYELYVASGTFEPPVEKSEECSTSTREHMFRMWHDMLMEVGFMNEQKSAHMMLGVRRIFSRSPLTTDDVNILMGIARQTLWKARQGVGNNPSDHE, from the coding sequence ATGGCAAACATCAAAATTGTGTTAGTGGGCCCCTTGTATGGCGGGAATGTGGGATCGGTTTGCCGGGCCATGGCGAATACAGGGCTTTCGGAATTGACGTTGGTTTCACCTGCGGCCACCCTTGATTACAACGAGGCCAGGATGATGGCCGTGGCGGCGGGTGGCATTCTGGAGCAGCGGCGTGAGGTTGCGACCTTGGAGGAGGCCGTGGGCGACTGTGGCCTGGTGATGGGGACAACGGTCCGGCCCGGACTCTACCGGCAACATGTCAAAACGCCGCGGGAATGGGCTCCCGATATTCTGGCCTCTGCTTCTGTAAAAAAGGTTGCCCTGGTTTTCGGGCGCGAGAACTGGGGATTGACCAATGAGGAACTGGCCATTTGCACCAACCTCATTCAGATTCCCACATCGCCTGAATATCCTTCACTCAACCTCTCGCAGGCGGTCTTGATCTGCTGTTATGAATTGTATGTTGCTTCCGGCACGTTTGAGCCCCCTGTTGAAAAATCCGAAGAATGTTCCACTTCGACCCGTGAACATATGTTCAGGATGTGGCACGACATGCTGATGGAAGTGGGATTCATGAATGAACAAAAATCCGCACACATGATGCTGGGGGTGCGCCGGATTTTTTCCCGTTCGCCACTGACCACGGATGATGTGAACATCCTGATGGGAATCGCGCGTCAAACGCTCTGGAAGGCGCGGCAAGGTGTTGGCAACAACCCGTCGGATCATGAATGA
- a CDS encoding helix-turn-helix domain-containing protein, whose protein sequence is MVQSNIKLHSLGLRLRDARLRRNDTQAIFAARIGISVPTLRKMESGDPSVLVGHWVTALEVLDRAGDIEAILAAPEDLFAKYDQMKTPLPRRASRRTR, encoded by the coding sequence GTGGTCCAAAGTAACATAAAATTGCATAGTCTTGGTCTCAGGTTGCGGGATGCGCGCTTGCGGCGGAACGATACCCAGGCCATATTTGCGGCCAGGATCGGGATAAGTGTGCCAACCCTCCGGAAAATGGAATCCGGAGATCCCTCCGTTTTGGTCGGACACTGGGTGACGGCCTTGGAGGTTCTCGACCGTGCTGGAGATATAGAGGCTATTCTTGCCGCGCCAGAAGACCTATTCGCCAAATATGATCAGATGAAGACTCCGCTACCCAGACGGGCATCGAGGAGGACAAGGTGA